A window of the Citrus sinensis cultivar Valencia sweet orange chromosome 9, DVS_A1.0, whole genome shotgun sequence genome harbors these coding sequences:
- the LOC102614310 gene encoding sorbitol dehydrogenase-like isoform X2, which produces MGKGGMSQGEKEDGEEVNMAAWLMGVNTLKIQPLELPSLGPYDVLVRMKAVGVCGSDVHFLKTLRLADFVVKEPMVIGHECAGVIEKVGSEVKTLVPGDRVALEPGISCWQCDYCKGGRYNLCPESKGLGSPPVHGCLANQVVHPADLCFKLPDNVSLEEGAMCEPLSVGVHACRRANIGPETNVLIMGSGPIGLVTMLAARAFGAPRIVIVDVDDYRLSVAKKLGADNIVKVSTNLQDIAEEVEKIQKAMGTGIDVSFDCAGFNKTMSTALSATRAGGKVCLVGMGHREMTVPLTPAAARKLRKPRSRKKP; this is translated from the exons ATGGGCAAGGGAGGGATGTCACAAGGAGAAAAGGAAGATGGAGAAGAAGTTAACATGGCAGCTTGGCTTATGGGTGTCAACACCCTCAAGATTCAGCCTTTGGAGCTTCCTTCTCTGg GACCTTATGATGTTTTAGTCAGGATGAAAGCCGTTGGTGTTTGTGGAAGTGATGTGCATTTTCTCAAG ACCTTGAGGCTTGCCGATTTTGTAGTGAAAGAGCCTATGGTGATTGGGCATGAGTGTGCTGGGGTCATAGAGAAGGTGGGAAGCGAGGTGAAGACTTTGGTGCCCGGTGACCGTGTGGCCCTGGAACCAGGGATCAGCTGCTGGCAATGTGATTACTGCAAAGGAGGTCGATACAACTTGTGTCCAGAGTCGAAAGGTCTTGGAAGTCCGCCAGTTCATGGTTGTCTGGCTAATCAg GTGGTGCATCCTGCAGACCTATGTTTTAAGCTGCCCGACAATGTGAGCCTGGAGGAAGGGGCTATGTGTGAGCCCTTGAGTGTTGGTGTTCATGCCTGCCGCCGTGCCAATATCGGTCCTGAGACAAATGTGCTTATCATGGGATCAGGGCCCATAGGACTTGTCACAATGCTAGCAGCTCGTGCTTTTGGAGCTCCTAGAATTGTCATTGTGGATGTGGATGACTATCGTTTATCTGTTGCAAAGAAACTTGGTGcagataatattgttaaagttTCAACAAATTTGCAG GACATAGCTGAAGAAGTGGAAAAGATACAGAAAGCCATGGGGACAGGAATAGATGTGAGCTTTGATTGTGCAGGCTTTAACAAAACCATGTCAACAGCACTGAGTGCTACTCGTGCAGGTGGTAAAGTTTGCCTCGTGGGGATGGGTCATCGTGAAATGACTGTCCCACTCACCCCAGCTGCTGCAAG GAAGCTCCGAAAACCTCGGAGCAGGAAAAAACCCTAG